From Xylocopilactobacillus apis, a single genomic window includes:
- a CDS encoding MalY/PatB family protein, translated as MSKKYNFDQIVDRHHTNSSKWSLEAYKEKFNEPNIKYPCWVADMDFLCPPMVIDAVEKRANHGIYGYSSSNEPEIAYMGWAKRRFNWELKEEWILHTPGVVTAIRLAVQTFTHPGDQVLIQRPVYYPFSDAVEDNGRKLVSNSLVFKNGHYEINIADFEAKCADPNTKMFILCSPHNPIGRLWTKNELLKMLEICDKYHVFVVADEIHSDLVMPGHTHYVAANLDPKYAQNIMTCTAPSKTFNLAGLQFSNVIIENDAKRYDLDRAINNVGIGNPNPFAIVATTTAYNEGDEWLKEVLDYIEGNLNWVKDYLSKNLPQVKVYNHEATYLLWLDFRELKLTDQELEDVIFHEALVAMDAGTWFGPEGSGFMRFNLACPRSTVTGAFESIREALAKHNF; from the coding sequence ATGAGCAAAAAATATAATTTCGACCAAATAGTGGATCGCCATCATACAAATTCTTCCAAGTGGTCCCTTGAAGCATACAAAGAAAAATTTAACGAACCTAACATCAAATACCCTTGCTGGGTTGCCGATATGGACTTTCTTTGTCCACCAATGGTAATTGATGCAGTTGAAAAAAGAGCAAATCATGGCATTTACGGCTACAGCAGTTCTAATGAACCCGAAATTGCTTACATGGGCTGGGCGAAACGCCGATTTAATTGGGAGCTCAAAGAAGAGTGGATCTTGCACACACCGGGCGTGGTAACAGCGATTAGATTAGCAGTTCAGACTTTCACTCATCCGGGAGACCAAGTTCTCATCCAGCGGCCAGTTTACTATCCCTTTAGTGATGCGGTCGAAGACAACGGCCGCAAATTAGTATCTAACTCGTTAGTTTTCAAAAATGGACATTATGAAATTAATATTGCTGACTTTGAAGCAAAATGTGCCGATCCGAATACCAAAATGTTTATTTTATGTTCACCGCACAATCCAATTGGGCGTCTTTGGACCAAAAATGAGCTGTTAAAAATGCTTGAAATTTGTGACAAGTATCACGTTTTTGTAGTTGCAGATGAAATTCACAGCGACTTGGTGATGCCAGGGCATACTCATTATGTTGCCGCCAATCTTGATCCTAAATATGCCCAAAACATCATGACTTGTACCGCTCCCAGCAAGACCTTCAACCTCGCAGGCTTACAGTTTTCTAATGTAATTATTGAAAATGATGCAAAGCGTTATGACTTAGATCGCGCGATTAACAACGTCGGCATTGGCAATCCTAACCCTTTTGCGATCGTTGCTACAACAACTGCTTACAATGAGGGTGATGAGTGGCTTAAGGAAGTTTTAGATTATATAGAGGGAAATCTTAATTGGGTGAAAGATTACTTGAGCAAGAATTTACCGCAGGTAAAAGTCTATAATCACGAAGCAACTTATCTTTTGTGGCTTGATTTTAGAGAATTGAAACTAACAGATCAAGAACTTGAAGATGTGATTTTTCACGAAGCACTGGTTGCAATGGATGCTGGAACTTGGTTTGGTCCTGAAGGCAGCGGATTTATGCGCTTTAATCTGGCTTGCCCGCGTTCAACGGTTACTGGCGCATTTGAAAGTATTCGTGAAGCTTTGGCCAAGCATAATTTTTAA